From one Basilea psittacipulmonis DSM 24701 genomic stretch:
- the glyA gene encoding serine hydroxymethyltransferase, whose amino-acid sequence MFDNTSLADFDPDLFQAIENERKRQEEHLELIASENYTSPRVMQAQGTILTNKYAEGYPGKRYYGGCEHIDVVEQLAIDRLKKIFGAEAANVQPNSGSQANQAVYLAVLKPGDTALGLDLGHGGHLTHGAKVSSSGKLYNFISYGLNEKEELDYEQVERLTKEHHPKLIVAGASSYSLRIDFERLARIAHENGALLMVDIAHYAGLVAGGQYPNPVPHADFVTSTTHKSLRGPRGGVIMMKAEYEKIINSAVFPGLQGGPLEHVIAAKAVAFKEALSPEFKEYAAQVIKNAQVMCETLIKRGFRVISGRTESHMMLIDLRNKNITGKDAEAVLGQANITINKNAIPNDPASPFVTSGIRLGTSAITTRGFKEAEAELTANLVADVIENPHDPATIEAVKNKVLELTKRLPVYSK is encoded by the coding sequence ATGTTTGACAATACAAGTTTGGCGGATTTTGATCCTGATTTATTTCAGGCTATTGAGAATGAACGTAAGCGACAAGAAGAACATTTGGAATTGATTGCTTCGGAAAACTACACCAGTCCTCGTGTGATGCAAGCACAAGGAACGATTTTGACGAACAAATATGCGGAAGGATACCCTGGAAAACGCTATTATGGTGGCTGTGAGCATATTGATGTGGTGGAACAGTTAGCCATCGATCGTTTGAAGAAAATTTTCGGTGCAGAAGCAGCAAACGTACAGCCTAACTCAGGTTCTCAAGCAAACCAAGCAGTATATTTAGCGGTATTGAAACCGGGCGATACGGCTTTGGGACTTGATTTGGGACATGGTGGTCATTTGACACATGGTGCTAAAGTAAGTTCTTCAGGAAAGTTATATAACTTTATTTCTTACGGTTTAAATGAGAAAGAAGAATTAGATTATGAACAGGTTGAGCGTTTGACCAAAGAACACCATCCAAAACTAATTGTGGCAGGTGCTTCGTCTTATTCTTTGCGTATTGATTTTGAACGTTTGGCACGCATTGCACATGAAAACGGTGCTTTGTTAATGGTTGATATTGCTCACTATGCAGGCTTGGTAGCAGGTGGCCAATACCCTAACCCAGTTCCTCATGCGGATTTTGTGACTTCAACGACTCATAAATCTTTGCGTGGTCCTCGTGGTGGGGTCATTATGATGAAAGCCGAATATGAAAAAATCATCAATTCAGCGGTATTCCCTGGCTTGCAAGGTGGTCCTTTAGAACATGTGATCGCGGCCAAAGCGGTAGCATTCAAAGAAGCGTTATCACCTGAGTTTAAAGAATATGCTGCCCAAGTGATCAAGAATGCACAGGTGATGTGTGAAACATTGATTAAACGTGGCTTTAGAGTGATTTCTGGTCGCACTGAATCGCATATGATGTTAATTGATTTAAGAAACAAAAACATCACAGGTAAAGATGCTGAAGCGGTATTAGGTCAGGCTAATATTACGATTAACAAAAACGCTATTCCAAACGACCCCGCTAGTCCGTTTGTTACCAGCGGTATTCGTTTAGGAACGAGTGCGATTACCACACGTGGGTTTAAAGAAGCTGAGGCTGAATTAACCGCGAATCTTGTGGCGGATGTGATTGAGAACCCTCATGATCCTGCAACGATTGAAGCGGTGAAAAATAAGGTATTAGAACTAACAAAACGTTTACCTGTTTACAGTAAATAA
- the mgtE gene encoding magnesium transporter, which translates to MAIELNIHDKKIHIDRERCLDSEDLHLLIERVEYLLNKHDDLCEETHEPQLDEPTHYLDTLKDVINDTHPADIAEILQNQSASNRETLWRLIDPEITGDVLLEVDDWLREELISNMSRTDLIETAHNLDADELADIVHDLPDDVVAEVQRGLTEKQRSQLLAAMGYAEGSVGAMMDFDMVRVREDVSLEVVLRYLRRLPELPDHTDKIFVVDRDERLQGTLSIAQLLTNMPEVIVHDVMHKDFLAFNPNDKDADAASAFERYDFISAPVVDKQNRLIGRITVAEVVDVIREDSDEESLSRAGLTNEDIYAPVIHGIKKRSPWLLFNLLTASCASIVAAQFESTVNQIVILAFLMSIVAGIGGNSGNQTMALVIRAIADDHSISKSTVFRMLAREIKVTLIVGLIGGSIATVFAWIFSGELNIGLVMAVALIGNMLLGCILGILIPLIRFHFGKDPAIGSSVLLTFGTDALGFLLFLGLATVFLL; encoded by the coding sequence ATGGCTATTGAGTTAAATATCCACGACAAGAAGATTCATATCGATCGCGAACGTTGCCTCGACAGTGAAGATCTGCATTTGCTTATTGAACGCGTTGAATATTTGCTCAATAAACACGATGATCTGTGTGAAGAAACCCACGAACCACAACTTGATGAACCCACGCATTATCTTGACACCTTAAAAGATGTCATTAACGACACCCATCCTGCCGATATTGCAGAAATCCTTCAAAACCAATCTGCCTCAAATCGTGAAACACTTTGGCGTTTGATTGATCCTGAGATCACAGGGGATGTATTACTCGAAGTCGATGATTGGTTAAGGGAAGAACTGATCTCAAATATGAGTCGCACTGACTTGATTGAGACCGCTCACAATCTTGATGCTGACGAATTAGCTGATATTGTTCACGACCTGCCCGATGACGTTGTCGCGGAGGTTCAACGTGGCTTAACCGAAAAACAAAGAAGCCAATTATTGGCCGCTATGGGTTACGCAGAAGGCAGCGTAGGAGCCATGATGGACTTTGATATGGTAAGGGTTCGTGAGGATGTTAGTCTAGAAGTTGTATTGCGTTACCTCAGACGTTTACCTGAACTGCCTGATCATACTGATAAAATCTTTGTCGTGGATCGTGACGAACGTTTACAAGGCACACTCAGTATTGCTCAATTACTGACGAATATGCCAGAGGTTATCGTTCACGATGTGATGCACAAAGACTTTTTGGCGTTTAATCCAAATGATAAAGATGCCGATGCCGCCTCTGCTTTTGAACGTTATGACTTTATTTCCGCCCCTGTTGTCGATAAACAAAATCGATTAATTGGACGCATTACCGTGGCAGAAGTCGTCGATGTGATTCGTGAGGATTCTGATGAAGAAAGTTTATCTCGTGCAGGTTTAACCAATGAAGACATTTATGCACCTGTTATTCACGGGATAAAAAAGCGTTCCCCTTGGCTATTATTTAATTTACTGACCGCTTCTTGTGCATCTATTGTAGCGGCACAGTTTGAAAGCACCGTTAATCAAATCGTCATATTGGCCTTTCTCATGTCCATTGTGGCAGGAATTGGTGGAAATTCTGGCAACCAAACGATGGCCCTTGTTATCCGTGCGATTGCCGATGATCATAGTATTTCAAAATCCACCGTTTTTCGTATGCTAGCTCGTGAAATCAAAGTAACCTTAATCGTGGGACTTATCGGCGGCAGCATCGCAACGGTTTTTGCATGGATATTCTCGGGAGAACTGAACATTGGCTTGGTTATGGCCGTTGCTTTGATTGGCAATATGCTGTTGGGGTGTATTCTGGGTATTTTAATTCCTCTTATTCGTTTTCATTTTGGAAAAGACCCTGCCATTGGCTCCTCTGTATTACTGACTTTTGGCACCGATGCTTTAGGATTCTTATTATTCCTAGGTTTAGCCACTGTTTTCTTGCTTTAA
- a CDS encoding inositol monophosphatase family protein: MTSSFNFSRALNAGIKAAKAAATILQAYANDRQQLIIDKKSQNDLVSQADREAEAEIIAILSSETPEFSIIAEESGSSKFVGPATWYIDPLDGTTNYLHAIPQYAVSLGLIAHPGTKLFADMPPIQKATPVVSVVYDPCREEMFTASYMGGTQLNGHNIQCSDARILADSIVGTGMPFRDFSFEEQYMPMLNDAIHKTRGVRRLGSAALDLAWVACGRYDAYWEMALAPWDVAAGTLLVREAGGIAEDLLGHQSWPEKGYVIASNAFIFDEFKAMLTPHLHQDFHI, encoded by the coding sequence ATGACTTCATCCTTTAATTTTAGCAGAGCTTTAAATGCTGGCATCAAAGCAGCGAAAGCCGCTGCCACAATTCTACAAGCTTATGCTAATGATCGACAACAACTGATTATCGACAAAAAGTCTCAAAATGACCTAGTTTCTCAGGCTGACCGAGAAGCCGAAGCCGAGATTATTGCTATTTTAAGTAGTGAGACACCCGAATTTAGCATTATTGCTGAAGAATCAGGCTCTTCTAAATTCGTAGGCCCTGCTACTTGGTATATCGACCCATTAGATGGCACTACCAACTATCTTCACGCCATTCCCCAATACGCAGTGTCTTTAGGGCTTATCGCTCATCCTGGCACAAAATTATTTGCTGATATGCCACCTATCCAAAAAGCAACACCTGTCGTTTCTGTTGTCTATGATCCTTGTCGTGAAGAAATGTTCACCGCTAGTTATATGGGTGGCACCCAGTTAAACGGACACAATATCCAGTGTAGCGATGCACGTATCTTGGCTGATTCCATTGTGGGAACAGGCATGCCCTTTAGAGATTTCTCTTTTGAAGAACAATACATGCCCATGTTAAATGATGCCATTCATAAAACAAGAGGCGTTCGTCGTTTAGGATCAGCCGCTTTGGATCTGGCTTGGGTCGCCTGTGGACGCTATGATGCTTATTGGGAAATGGCTTTAGCACCTTGGGATGTTGCAGCAGGAACGTTATTAGTTCGTGAGGCTGGCGGGATAGCCGAAGATTTATTAGGACATCAATCATGGCCTGAAAAAGGATATGTCATTGCATCCAATGCCTTTATTTTCGATGAATTCAAAGCGATGCTAACGCCACATCTTCATCAAGACTTTCATATTTAA
- a CDS encoding FAD-dependent oxidoreductase: protein MINPVNSSYQSIKSQDDKKIVVVGGGLAGASIARSIAERGQKVLVIDPLYILGASVAQTGHLAAAMTPLIAAGTDQRAAINQFAFEFTYKKWQEWLSSDTVNACGTLKRALETGSQKNLLKAAHKLQDPNIEIVSAENASQIAKIKIDESCVWFKKACLVKLDQLVSELIEHPAIERLCTKVNRIERSADKWILKLDEDWQSDNETVWSEINADVVVLANSIGVKTLLMDSGLLNEKDYPKLSQLHALGGQVFFVEQSDYAGPECIVSGSGYVLPAVDGKVVLGSSYQHDEVEPTVTLAEQKRILAKMPNEVQEKITFHVLDPNIETPRSAWSGTRPVVPGRTPVIGELPTAKGIYLATAYASHGLSWSGLGAEIIAGMIFGEALPLEEEALKFLAVR, encoded by the coding sequence ATGATTAATCCCGTGAATTCGTCGTACCAAAGCATCAAGTCTCAAGATGACAAAAAAATAGTAGTAGTGGGAGGTGGCTTAGCTGGGGCCAGTATTGCTCGTTCGATTGCAGAACGAGGACAAAAGGTCTTGGTCATCGATCCACTTTATATATTGGGTGCTTCAGTGGCTCAAACAGGTCATTTGGCAGCGGCGATGACACCATTGATCGCAGCGGGAACTGATCAACGTGCAGCGATTAACCAATTTGCATTTGAGTTCACTTACAAAAAATGGCAGGAATGGTTAAGTTCAGACACGGTGAATGCTTGCGGTACCTTAAAACGAGCATTAGAGACGGGGAGCCAAAAAAACTTATTAAAAGCGGCACATAAGCTTCAAGATCCAAATATTGAGATAGTATCAGCAGAAAACGCAAGTCAGATCGCAAAGATAAAAATTGATGAAAGCTGTGTTTGGTTCAAAAAAGCCTGTTTAGTGAAGCTAGATCAGTTAGTATCAGAACTTATCGAACATCCAGCTATTGAAAGGTTATGCACTAAAGTGAATCGTATTGAACGGTCTGCCGATAAATGGATATTGAAACTAGATGAAGATTGGCAATCAGATAATGAAACGGTATGGTCTGAAATAAACGCGGATGTTGTAGTGTTAGCGAATTCTATTGGTGTCAAAACATTATTAATGGACAGTGGTTTGCTAAACGAAAAAGACTACCCTAAATTAAGTCAATTACATGCTTTGGGAGGCCAAGTCTTTTTTGTGGAACAGTCCGATTATGCAGGACCTGAGTGTATCGTTTCTGGATCGGGCTATGTATTGCCTGCTGTTGATGGAAAAGTAGTGTTGGGTAGTTCGTATCAACATGATGAAGTTGAACCTACGGTGACACTGGCTGAACAAAAACGTATCTTAGCAAAGATGCCTAATGAGGTACAAGAAAAAATAACGTTTCATGTACTGGATCCTAATATTGAAACGCCACGTTCGGCTTGGTCGGGTACCAGACCTGTTGTTCCAGGTAGAACACCTGTGATTGGCGAATTGCCGACCGCAAAAGGTATATATCTTGCCACGGCCTATGCCTCACATGGGTTGAGCTGGTCTGGATTAGGAGCTGAGATTATCGCAGGGATGATATTTGGAGAAGCATTACCCTTAGAGGAAGAAGCACTAAAGTTTCTCGCAGTAAGATAA
- a CDS encoding TMEM165/GDT1 family protein — MESFLVSCGGIFLAELGDKTQLLCLLLAVKFKRTWPIILGITFATLVNHGLAGWVGHLLSQYIHQDILAWIVGLGFIAMGIWMLIPDKEPDTELDTHVSTKSFFKIFVTAAFVFFMAEMGDKTQLATVAMAARYDSVLLVVMGTTLGMLLADIPAVFVGQKLAHILPMKLIHFIAALLFIALGIASLFFV; from the coding sequence ATGGAATCATTTTTAGTATCCTGTGGTGGTATATTTTTAGCGGAATTAGGGGATAAAACACAACTATTGTGTTTATTATTGGCGGTTAAATTTAAAAGAACTTGGCCAATTATTTTAGGCATTACGTTTGCAACCTTAGTAAATCATGGATTAGCTGGATGGGTGGGGCATTTGTTGTCACAGTACATTCATCAAGATATTTTGGCATGGATAGTGGGCTTAGGCTTTATCGCGATGGGGATTTGGATGCTGATCCCTGATAAAGAGCCTGATACTGAACTGGATACGCACGTCTCCACTAAAAGTTTTTTCAAAATATTTGTCACCGCAGCGTTTGTGTTTTTTATGGCTGAGATGGGCGACAAAACACAGCTGGCAACAGTGGCCATGGCAGCACGTTATGACTCGGTCTTATTAGTGGTGATGGGAACAACATTAGGAATGCTTTTGGCTGATATTCCTGCCGTTTTTGTGGGACAAAAATTGGCCCATATTTTACCCATGAAACTGATTCATTTTATTGCTGCCTTGCTTTTTATTGCACTCGGTATCGCAAGCTTGTTTTTTGTTTAA
- the pyrC gene encoding dihydroorotase has product MSVETLTIRQPDDWHLHLRDEEALRAVLPDTVRQFRRAIIMPNLKPPVTTTEQAVSYHQRIASVLADTCPNQPFEALMTLYLTDNTEPYEIIKAVDSGLIYALKLYPAGATTNSDAGVTNLKLCYPTLEKMQELGLPLLIHGEVTDPNVDIFDRETVFIDRVLIPLRKDFPELKIVFEHITTKQAVDYVMATDEYVAATITAHHLLYDRNAIFKGGIRPHYYCLPVLKRSVHREALLQAATSDSPKFFLGTDSAPHASVLKENATGCAGCYTGLHAMELYATAFEQAGKLDKLEAFASVNGPKFYGLALNEGTLTLKKTPFHIPESLEYVHGSQLIPLAAGETLAWSVQYENE; this is encoded by the coding sequence ATGAGCGTAGAAACATTAACGATTAGACAACCAGATGATTGGCATTTGCATTTAAGAGATGAAGAGGCTTTACGAGCGGTATTGCCAGATACGGTGCGTCAGTTTAGACGAGCCATCATCATGCCAAATTTAAAACCTCCTGTTACAACGACTGAACAAGCGGTTTCTTATCATCAGCGTATTGCATCCGTTTTGGCAGACACATGTCCTAACCAGCCATTTGAAGCATTGATGACCTTATATTTAACGGATAATACGGAACCGTATGAAATTATCAAAGCGGTTGATAGTGGTTTGATTTACGCATTAAAGCTGTATCCAGCTGGTGCTACCACTAATTCTGATGCGGGCGTAACGAACTTAAAACTTTGTTATCCGACGTTGGAAAAAATGCAAGAACTGGGATTGCCATTGTTGATTCATGGTGAAGTAACGGATCCTAATGTCGATATTTTTGATCGAGAAACTGTTTTTATCGACCGCGTCTTAATTCCTTTAAGAAAGGATTTTCCTGAGTTAAAAATTGTGTTTGAACATATTACCACTAAACAAGCGGTTGATTATGTGATGGCAACGGATGAATACGTGGCTGCAACGATTACGGCCCATCATCTTTTATACGATCGTAATGCGATTTTCAAAGGCGGTATTCGTCCTCATTATTACTGTTTGCCTGTTTTAAAACGATCGGTGCATCGAGAAGCTTTATTACAAGCCGCTACTAGTGACAGTCCCAAGTTTTTCTTGGGTACGGATAGTGCTCCTCATGCTAGCGTCTTGAAAGAGAATGCCACAGGTTGTGCGGGTTGTTATACTGGCTTACATGCGATGGAGCTTTATGCGACGGCTTTTGAACAAGCGGGTAAACTCGATAAGTTAGAAGCCTTTGCGAGTGTGAATGGCCCTAAATTTTATGGTCTTGCATTAAATGAAGGGACGTTAACCCTCAAGAAAACACCGTTTCATATTCCTGAATCTTTAGAATATGTTCATGGAAGTCAGTTAATTCCTTTGGCGGCAGGTGAAACCTTGGCTTGGAGCGTTCAGTATGAAAACGAATGA
- a CDS encoding O-methyltransferase — translation MKTNDVDQEVCTQVEQYFEQKLLHRDRIPQRVLDYNLTQAIPRIAITATQGKFLQLLVKMIRAKRILEIGTLGGYSATWMALGLPQDGRLITLDFDPKCVDIAKESFRIASLESKVEVRQGQADALMQAMIDQKEPAFDLIFIDADKENNPTYLKLALSLSHSGTVIVADNVVRKGKIIRSDYKGNNIRGLRQFFDDIELNERLEGTALQTMVPRGWDGIGIFLVK, via the coding sequence ATGAAAACGAATGATGTTGACCAAGAGGTTTGCACGCAAGTCGAACAGTATTTTGAACAAAAATTATTGCACCGCGATCGCATTCCACAACGGGTGTTGGACTATAATCTGACACAAGCCATTCCACGCATTGCCATTACAGCTACGCAAGGGAAATTTTTGCAGTTATTAGTGAAAATGATTCGTGCAAAAAGAATCCTAGAAATCGGTACGCTCGGCGGATACAGTGCGACGTGGATGGCCTTAGGATTACCTCAAGATGGTCGTTTGATTACCTTGGATTTTGATCCGAAATGCGTTGATATTGCCAAAGAAAGCTTTCGTATCGCTTCCTTAGAATCTAAGGTTGAAGTGCGTCAAGGCCAAGCAGATGCTTTGATGCAGGCTATGATTGATCAAAAAGAACCTGCTTTTGATTTAATCTTTATTGATGCGGATAAAGAAAATAATCCCACTTACTTAAAATTAGCTTTGTCCCTATCTCATTCTGGGACGGTGATTGTTGCAGATAATGTGGTGAGAAAAGGAAAAATTATTCGATCCGATTATAAAGGGAACAATATCCGAGGATTGCGTCAGTTTTTTGATGATATTGAACTCAATGAAAGGCTAGAGGGTACGGCGTTACAAACGATGGTACCGAGAGGCTGGGATGGTATTGGCATATTTTTAGTGAAATAG
- a CDS encoding LuxR C-terminal-related transcriptional regulator has product MQNIIHLLSTYHPHWRKLTSRERDVCILMIQGKKNQEVAHSLGISHRTVERYRQNALSKLKAKTPLHLLWHTFKDSFSLEFKSYR; this is encoded by the coding sequence ATGCAAAATATTATTCATTTACTATCGACCTATCATCCCCATTGGAGAAAGCTGACCTCAAGAGAAAGAGATGTTTGCATTCTGATGATTCAAGGAAAAAAGAATCAGGAAGTGGCTCATTCATTAGGTATTTCACATCGAACGGTGGAACGATACCGACAAAATGCTTTATCCAAACTTAAAGCAAAAACGCCATTACATCTGCTTTGGCATACTTTCAAGGATTCTTTTTCGCTTGAATTTAAGTCTTATCGATAA
- the ppx gene encoding exopolyphosphatase, translating into MDNQLAAIDLGSNSFRLSIGTIEQRDGISQIYSNDRLKETVRLASGLDEHNYLSEEAIERAINVLKLFGDRIEGFPADRVRAVATNTFRVAKNVNDFLPRAEAALGYPIEVISGQEEARLIFSGVVHELPPSDNKRLVIDIGGGSTEFIIGKGLDPLIVKSLHMGCVSYTQRFFPGGQADETKFKQAELAASKELESIIKPYRKIMWDEVYGSSGTAKALVAVLQECGFSDQGITLEGMEKLKKIILKHGVARVTDLSGLKDSRQEVLPAGLAIMMAIFKALKIERMNQGEGALRVGVLYDLIGRKTAVDKRNESVLQFMQRYHVSQHQAQRVKSLAEYFFDQIFHHDESKKELRQMLSWAAQLHEIGISISQSSYHRHSAYIIENADMPGFSKSDQQLLSLIVLGHQGSLSKLKDISLSGNKENILLTIFCLRLATLLMRKRRPIQQTIEVSVNHSDWTIRASKKWLSDHALTRYSLELESKAWKDLGIHLDIQKTSS; encoded by the coding sequence ATAGACAACCAACTGGCCGCCATCGATTTAGGGTCCAATAGTTTTCGTTTATCCATTGGTACGATTGAACAAAGAGATGGTATCTCACAAATTTATTCAAATGATCGTCTAAAAGAAACCGTCCGCCTTGCTTCAGGTTTAGATGAACATAATTATCTTAGCGAAGAAGCTATCGAACGTGCCATCAATGTATTAAAACTATTTGGTGACCGTATTGAGGGATTTCCTGCCGATCGCGTACGTGCCGTTGCCACCAATACTTTTCGTGTCGCCAAAAATGTCAACGATTTTTTACCTCGAGCCGAAGCCGCATTAGGTTATCCCATCGAGGTCATTTCAGGTCAAGAAGAAGCTCGATTAATTTTCTCAGGTGTCGTTCATGAATTACCCCCCTCTGACAATAAACGTTTAGTGATTGATATCGGAGGCGGTTCCACAGAATTCATTATTGGAAAAGGACTGGATCCGCTTATCGTAAAATCGCTGCATATGGGATGTGTCAGCTATACTCAGCGATTTTTTCCAGGAGGACAGGCCGATGAAACCAAATTTAAACAAGCCGAATTGGCCGCCTCTAAAGAATTAGAAAGCATTATCAAACCTTATCGAAAAATAATGTGGGATGAAGTATATGGCTCATCTGGAACCGCAAAAGCCCTTGTTGCCGTCCTACAAGAATGTGGTTTTTCCGATCAAGGCATTACTTTAGAGGGAATGGAAAAACTCAAAAAAATCATTCTTAAACATGGCGTGGCTCGAGTAACAGATTTATCGGGTTTGAAAGATAGTCGTCAAGAAGTCTTGCCTGCTGGTTTGGCCATTATGATGGCAATTTTTAAAGCCTTAAAAATCGAACGGATGAACCAAGGCGAAGGAGCATTACGCGTAGGTGTTCTTTATGACCTAATCGGTCGTAAAACAGCCGTTGATAAGCGTAACGAATCCGTCTTACAATTTATGCAGCGTTACCATGTCTCCCAACATCAAGCACAACGCGTTAAATCACTTGCCGAGTATTTTTTTGATCAAATATTCCACCATGATGAAAGCAAAAAAGAACTTCGACAAATGCTTTCTTGGGCCGCTCAGTTACACGAAATCGGCATTAGTATTTCTCAAAGTTCCTACCATCGACACTCTGCTTATATCATTGAAAATGCCGATATGCCAGGGTTCTCAAAAAGTGATCAACAACTCTTATCACTCATTGTTTTGGGCCACCAAGGCAGTCTTTCCAAACTAAAAGATATTTCTCTTTCAGGTAACAAAGAAAACATTTTGTTAACCATCTTTTGTTTACGGTTAGCCACTCTCTTAATGAGAAAACGTCGTCCCATTCAACAAACTATCGAAGTGTCAGTTAATCATTCAGACTGGACGATTCGTGCCAGTAAAAAATGGTTATCCGATCATGCTTTAACACGTTATAGTCTAGAACTAGAATCTAAAGCGTGGAAAGATCTGGGCATTCATTTAGATATCCAGAAAACAAGCAGTTAA
- a CDS encoding BaiN/RdsA family NAD(P)/FAD-dependent oxidoreductase has product MSNQKFDVLIIGAGAAGMMCASRCQNKKVLLVDHASVVGEKIRISGGGRCNFTNLHASYERYVSKNPHFARSALALFQAKDMVNLLDQYGIGWHEKHLGQLFCDESAVHLVEMLKQECQRNHVKWSLSTTVHDVLPLPKGFRVKTSQGDVDADNVVIATGGMAAPAVGATDWGIKIAKQFGLKIVETKPALVPLIFHADDWQGFSSLSGISLPVTITTGQQSFEEDLLFTHKGLSGPAILQISSYWNGRDSLIINLLPDTDLEAVLLSAQSSKLLLGNVLSGLLPKRLVQQFLTHFHYQDDQKIATLSKQSLKAMARVFQSWEITPKGTAGYKKAEAMSGGVSTDELSQKTMESKKVPGLYFIGEVVDITGWLGGYNFQWAWSSAVACATHLSTK; this is encoded by the coding sequence TTGTCCAATCAAAAATTTGATGTATTGATTATCGGAGCAGGCGCGGCAGGGATGATGTGTGCGTCGCGTTGCCAAAATAAAAAGGTTTTGTTGGTGGATCACGCATCCGTTGTCGGTGAAAAAATACGTATTAGTGGTGGTGGACGTTGCAATTTTACGAATCTGCATGCTTCGTATGAACGTTATGTTTCTAAAAACCCTCATTTTGCACGTTCTGCACTGGCTTTGTTCCAAGCAAAAGATATGGTGAATTTATTAGATCAATACGGGATTGGGTGGCATGAAAAGCATTTAGGTCAGCTGTTTTGCGATGAATCGGCCGTTCATTTGGTGGAGATGCTTAAACAAGAATGTCAACGAAATCATGTTAAATGGTCCTTATCTACTACGGTTCATGATGTGCTTCCTTTACCCAAAGGCTTTAGGGTAAAAACGAGTCAAGGTGATGTGGATGCTGATAATGTGGTGATTGCCACAGGAGGTATGGCTGCTCCAGCGGTAGGGGCGACAGATTGGGGGATTAAAATCGCTAAACAATTTGGTTTAAAAATTGTAGAGACTAAGCCTGCTTTGGTTCCTTTGATTTTTCATGCCGATGATTGGCAAGGTTTTTCGAGCTTATCGGGTATTTCTTTGCCTGTGACGATTACAACTGGCCAACAAAGTTTTGAGGAGGATTTATTATTTACACACAAAGGACTGTCGGGACCTGCGATTTTGCAAATATCTTCTTATTGGAATGGTCGAGATAGTCTCATTATCAATTTATTGCCCGACACGGATTTGGAGGCTGTCTTATTATCAGCTCAGTCTAGCAAACTTTTACTAGGTAATGTTTTATCGGGATTATTACCTAAGCGTTTAGTACAACAGTTTTTGACACATTTTCATTATCAGGATGACCAAAAAATAGCCACCTTGTCAAAACAAAGTTTAAAAGCGATGGCCCGAGTTTTTCAGTCTTGGGAAATTACTCCAAAAGGTACAGCAGGCTATAAAAAGGCCGAAGCGATGAGTGGCGGTGTCAGCACAGATGAATTATCTCAAAAAACGATGGAATCTAAAAAAGTGCCAGGACTTTATTTTATTGGTGAAGTGGTTGATATAACAGGATGGTTAGGAGGCTATAACTTCCAATGGGCTTGGTCTAGTGCAGTGGCGTGTGCGACTCATTTGTCCACAAAATAA